The genomic interval CTGCCAGCTGGTCGGCGGTGAGCGCTGCGGAGGGCACCTCGATCATGATGCCCAGCTCGAGGTCACGGTCATAATCAAGGCCCTGTTCATCGAGTTCCTTCTTCACCTCGGCGATCACCCGCTTTGCCTGCAGCAGCTCATCCAGGGAGGAGATCATCGGCAGCAGCAGGCGCGCCTGCCCATGCGCACTGGCGCGCAGGATGGCCCGCAATTGCGTCTTGAAAAGCTCGCCATGCTCCAGGCAGATGCGAATGGCGCGCCGTCCAAGAAACGGGTTTGCCTCCGGTTGACCGTTCCCTTCCTCCGGGATCTTGTCGCCGCCCAGGTCAAAGGTACGAATGACCACAGGATTTGGCGCCACCCCCTCCACCACCATGCGGTAGGCACGGTACTGCTCCTCCTCAGTGGGCAGCCCCTTGCCGGAGAGGAAAAGGTACTCGGTGCGGAAAAGGCCCACCCCCTGCGCGCCATGTGCCACCACGGAGTCGATTTCCTCGGGGAACTCGATGTTGGCAGCAAGCTCGACGTCTTTGCCATCCAAGGTGCGCGCCGGCAGCTCCCGCAGCCTTTCCAGGCGCTGCTGCAGTTGCGCAAACTCCGCCTGCCGACGCCGATACTCCTCAATCACGGCCGGTGATGGGTGAATGACCACCGTGCCGCGAAGACCGTCCAGGATCATCATGTCACCGGTTTGCACCAGCGCCGAGATCCTGCGCAGGCCAACCACTGAGGGCAGTTCCAGGGAGCGCGCTAAAATTGCCGCATGGGAAGTGCGCCCGCCCAGGTCGGTGGCGAATCCCAGCACTTTCGCCTTGTCCAAAGAAACGGTGTCAGACGGCGAAAGGTCACTGGCCACAACAATCGCCGGCTCGGCAAGCGGCGCCAGGTGGTCGGGTCGCTGCCCCTGGATGTGGCGGATGACCCGGCGCTTCACGTCGCGCACGTCTGCGGCGCGGGCGCGCAGATAATCGTCGCCGCCGGACGCCAACGAGGTTTGCATCGCCCGCATCACTTCGTAGAAAA from Calditrichota bacterium carries:
- the ptsP gene encoding phosphoenolpyruvate--protein phosphotransferase, with the protein product MEEVEQSKQEQTLQGIAASPGIAIGKAFVLGGDVVHIFPRDLSEEEVPAEIERFKRAVEQARQELERIRHEVGRDLGEESAKVFEAHQLMLEDEVVIDETIRRIRSERKNADLIFYEVMRAMQTSLASGGDDYLRARAADVRDVKRRVIRHIQGQRPDHLAPLAEPAIVVASDLSPSDTVSLDKAKVLGFATDLGGRTSHAAILARSLELPSVVGLRRISALVQTGDMMILDGLRGTVVIHPSPAVIEEYRRRQAEFAQLQQRLERLRELPARTLDGKDVELAANIEFPEEIDSVVAHGAQGVGLFRTEYLFLSGKGLPTEEEQYRAYRMVVEGVAPNPVVIRTFDLGGDKIPEEGNGQPEANPFLGRRAIRICLEHGELFKTQLRAILRASAHGQARLLLPMISSLDELLQAKRVIAEVKKELDEQGLDYDRDLELGIMIEVPSAALTADQLAAEVDFLSIGTNDLIQYTLAVDRGNQRVAHLFEAYHPAVLRLIKHVVEAGHERGIWVGMCGEMASDPLATMLLVGLDLDELSVSPVDLPRVKEIVRAISYEEARKVAEEVLRLRSAAEIKAYLRGVMQNKLPDLLEAS